One Drechmeria coniospora strain ARSEF 6962 chromosome 01, whole genome shotgun sequence genomic region harbors:
- a CDS encoding tetraspanin codes for MAQPALSRLTLIRPSIRSFARDARIPGYQEGASGAPLLTAINQPAAPSPVRRATPTSAVIPAVPFPVQFIVTDELSVWHMDMLCSAQRPPVAYSKSVPARASSSALGPSAPRGARASGLRPHGAKFGGEIHMAHRRDADARCTAPTAVESVEQTVPPNQAILPPVRAPDWPNHPALARARRRAWMCDAGLKRETSASITGQAFPKRPPPVTSLLPTLPGLLPTLPGHFPTLPDLLPSLPSFPRCPPSLAALLPSLRLLPSRPPSCSSPALQSAFSPASALSLLEPTAASSLSHLFFHLPVSADCGCAALIHHPVHSLVFAVFVQPPPRADAGRRQQHSRLHPHPHRTRTRTAPAPASPPSLARPSANLGPAARRIRSRASSTLPEATSHPIPSAPSESSPVLPMPDKVFLAALIADAVFLATGCLELGFSLIVRGQMNDDPQDGREAVRYLLYQMFPLSTGIVNGTLIIVVFLFTIPGLLSPMRSWLKLSGYLITACGLFTLCVGVYLWVMTLRTKETFFPIYLDQKPDVQHLIQTTFECCGYFNHTTPAFVTDNTCPSPAAAALVRGCGTAISSFSNTFIDNIFTAVFGMVGIDTILILAIACLLKDRKERERYRQIDEKGGYRSF; via the exons ATGGCGCAGCCTGCCTTGTCTCGTTTGACCCTCATTCGGCCGTCGATTCGCTCGTTCGCCCGGGATGCCAGGATACCAGGATACCAGGAAGGCGCCTCAGGAGCCCCATTGCTCACGGCGATCAATCAACCAGCCGCTCCATCACCTGTGCGGCGTGCAACACCCACTTCTGCCGTCATCCCTGCAGTGCCTTTCCCTGTACAATTTATCGTGACCGACGAGTTATCCGTATGGCACATGGACATGCTCTGCAGTGCTCAGCGGCCTCCCGTAGCGTACTCGAAATCGGTGCCGGCTCGagcgtcctcctcggccctcgGCCCCTCGGCCCCTCGGGGGGCGAGAGCGAGTGGCCTGCGTCCACACGGTGCCAAGTTCGGTGGCGAAATCCATATGGCACACCGGCGGGATGCAGATGCACG gtgtacggcGCCGACTGCCGTTGAATCAGTTGAGCAAACGGTACCTCCAAATCAGGCGATTTTACCCCCCGTCCGCGCCCCTGATTGGCCGAACCACCCGGCACTGGCccgtgcccgccgccgcgcatGGATGTGTGATGCAGGCCTGAAACGAGAAACCAGCGCCAGCATCACGGGCCAAGCCTTCCCTAAGCGCCCACCACCAGTGACCTCCCTCCTTCCCACACTGCCCGGCCTCCTTCCCACACTGCCCGGGCACTTTCCCACACTGCCCGACCTCCTTCCCTCACTGCCCTCCTTCCCTCGATGCCCCCCTTCCCTCGCTGCCCTCCTGCCTTCACTGCGCCTCTTGCCTTCCCGCCCGCCTTCTTGCTCTTCTCCGGCTCTCCA ATCCGCTTTCTCACCTGCATCGGCGTTGAGCCTGCTGGAACCGACTGCGGCCTCGTCTCTCTCTCATCTCTTTTTCCACTTGCCCGTGTCGGCCGACTGCGGCTGCGCTGCGCTCATTCACCATCCTGTACATTCTCTCGTGTTCGCTGTATTCGTCCAACCACCTCCCCGTGCCGACGCCGGTCGTCGACAGCAGCATTCGCGActgcacccgcacccgcaccgcacccgcacccgcaccgcacccgcacccgcatCCCCTCCGTCCCTCGCCCGGCCATCGGCCAATCTCGGACCAGCTGCTCGCCGGATACGCAGTCGGGCGTCATCGACACTCCCGGAGGCCACCTCGCACCCCATTCCTTCGGCCCCGAGCGAGTCGTCGCCCGTCTTGCCAATGCCCGACAAAGTCTTCCTCGCGGCCCTcatcgccgatgccgtcttcctcgccaccggctgcctcgagctcggcttcTCCCTCATCGTCCGCGGCCAGATGAACGACGATCCGCAGGACGGCAGGGAGGCCGTCCGCTACCTGCTCTACCAAATGTTTCCCCTCAgcaccggcatcgtcaacggcaccttgatcatcgtcgtcttcctcttCACAATCCCGGGGCTCTTGTCGCCCATGCGGAGCTGGCTCAAGCTTTCCGGCTACTTGATCACCGCATGCGGCCTCTTCACCCTCTGCGTCGGTGTCTATCTCTGGGTCATGACCCTGCGGACAAAGGAGACCTTCTTCCCCATCTATCTCGACCAGAAACCTGACGTCCAGCACTTGATACAAACAACG TTCGAATGCTGCGGCTATTTCAACCACACGACGCCAGCCTTTGTCACCGACAACACGTGCCCCagcccggccgccgccgctctcgtccgTGGGTGTGGAACGGCCATCTCGAGCTTCTCAAACACCTTCATCGACAACATCTTCACTGCCGTCTTTGGCATGGTCG GAATCGACACCATCCTCATCCTGGCCATTGCCTGCCTCCTCAAGGACCGCAAAGAGCGTGAGCGATACCGCCAGATAGATGAGAAAGGAGGCTACCGGTCATTTTGA